AttggagaaaattaaaaataaaaattctcaagATCAATGGTGCCACAAAGTGGCATACTAGTCGTAACCTAAACCTTTAACTCACTCTCCCTTTAGTTGGGCAGGAACCAAAACGCAGAGAACCGATTGAATTCGGCAGCGTGAACAAACAAGAAACGAGGAGGCAACCCTAGAAGTGGATTGAATGGCGGTGTGGAGAGCTGGAGCAGCTTCGTCTTCCCTGTTGAGTAGGCTCCTACGACACTCCAACGTCATCAACGTCACCGCCCCCACTCGCACTCTCTCCACCGGTATTTCCTTTCATGCCGTTTCCGCATTTCCTATTCCACATTTCAGGTCATTTTAAATTAGCTGATTGGAGCTGTAAAGATGTTTAAGCTTGCATGTTAAGCTCATTGGGTAGGATGTTTAAGCCAAATTGCTCTTAAATTAGTTGATTGGAGCTGGTAAAGATGTTTAAACTTGCATGTTAAGTTCATTGGGTTGGAGGTTTAAGCCAAATTGCtgtttggtttctgagaaaTTAAAAGGGGAAGAAATATGGATTTCAGTTATTGGTTACGCAGATTTGACGTGAATTCTTGAGTGAAGTTATTGTCTCTATAATTTCTATAGGAAAGCTTGTTAGTTTATAAAATTAGGAGAAATGCCCTGACAACCAGAAGGTCAATGCTATATAGGGTTAAGCAGAAAGTTGTGGCAGAGCCAGTAGGCAGTAGGCGGCTAGAGTTCGATGAATGAACAATTGTATTTCAAGGGATGTTTTTGCCATAGTTTGTGGAATGTGGGATGTTTCTACTTGAGAAGACAATACAGATGTTCTGTTTGTCTTAAACAaaacaatgataaaaaaataaccGTTGTATCCATAAATGAACAATCGTCTTCTCGATGTTGATATTATGCTATTTCATTTCCTTCTCTTTGGCATCGTCTTTTTCTTCTGCACTGTAAACTACCTCTGCAGTTTGCACCCATATTAATTTTATCAATGATCCTAAGAATGGTTGTGTCCATTTTGCAGTGTTGCTTTCCGTGAGCCATCTGAAAAACTAGGAAAATCCTTTCCTTTTAATTGCCTTGATCTAGTTGCCGCCGAAACGAACTTTACTTGTATTGTTATACTTTCCGCAGATGTAGCTGGTTCAAGTAATCAGTTGTTTCACTATGATATCAATTCACAATACGGAAGGTGCATGCCTCTTGCTGATATGCACATTCAAGCCAAAATACACCGCATCGAGATGAACCCGGGCCAAGGTGGCAAGTTAGTTCGAGCACCAGGCACTTTTGCAAAGATTTTGAAAGAACCCACTGCTTCAAGGTGTTTAGTGAGACTGCCTTCAGGTGTTGAAAAATGGATTGATGCTAAGTGCCGGGCTACTATTGGTACAGTCCCCAGTGATGGAAATAAGCCCAAGAAACTCTATAAGGCTGGGCAAAACCGGTGGC
This genomic stretch from Pyrus communis chromosome 2, drPyrComm1.1, whole genome shotgun sequence harbors:
- the LOC137726887 gene encoding large ribosomal subunit protein uL2my, C-terminal part-like, whose product is MAVWRAGAASSSLLSRLLRHSNVINVTAPTRTLSTDVAGSSNQLFHYDINSQYGRCMPLADMHIQAKIHRIEMNPGQGGKLVRAPGTFAKILKEPTASRCLVRLPSGVEKWIDAKCRATIGTVPSDGNKPKKLYKAGQNRWRGIRPTVRGVAMNPVDHPHGGGEGKSKSSGSHGKGSRTPWGKPTKGGYKTGPNKRRK